From the genome of Leptotrichia sp. oral taxon 847:
TTATTGCTTTTTGGAATCTAAAACGAATAATGAAGTTTCGGTAAAAAGACTGGAAGTTATGGAAAAGACGACAGATGGGTTTAAAATAGCTGAAGAGGATTTGAAACTGAGAAATTCGGGAGAAATTTTGGGAATAAAGCAAAGCGGCGTGTCAGATATGGTTTTTACTGACATTGTAAAAAATGTTAAAGAAATTAAAAAAGTTCATGATTTTGTTGTGTGGTACCTGGAAAAAAATGATGGAAAAATTGAAAATGAGTTTTTGAAAATGGATATTTATAAAAAATTTTTCCGTGCAGAATAAGAGTAAAATTATAAAAAAATAGTGTTTTTTATAATAGCAAAGGATTTTTTATTCCTTGTCAAAAAAATAAAAAATAAGGAGAATTTTGTGAAACAGTATATAGCGGATTTCGGGCTGTTAATAGTCGGAATATTGTGGGGATTGGGTTTTGTGTTTGTAAAAATTGGGTTAAATACGGGAATTAATCCATTTTATCTGTCGGCATTAAGATTTTTAGTCGGAGGAATTTTATTTTACCTCGTATTTTTAAAAAAAATGAAAAAATTTAGAAAAAAAGATATTGTTGCGGGACTTGTTGTAGGAATTTTTCAATTTTTTGGTTACGCTTTTCAAACTTACGGCGCAATGCTTACAACGGCTAGTAAAAATGCTTTTTTTACTTCGATAAATGTGATAATTGTACCGTATATCTTTTGGATTTTACACAAAAGAAAGCCAAAAGCGATGACTTTTATTTGCTCTGTTATCTGTGTAATTGGAATTGGAGTCATAAGTTTTGATAAAGATTTGAATTTGTCTGACATTAATTTTGGAGATATTTTGACGATAATAAGTGCAGTATTTTTTGCATTTCAAATAGCGACAACTGGATTTTTTTCAAGAAAAGTTGAGCCACTAAAATTAATCTTTTTACAGATGATATTTGCTGGAATTCTATTTGTAATAAATTTTTTTATTTTTTCAAATCCTAGAGAAATTTCGGATTTAAAAGGAATGGCACTGATTTCAGTCGGTTACTTGACAATATTTTCCACGATAGTTCCGACACTTTTGCAAACGGTCTGTCAAAAATTTACGACTTCGACACGAGCTTCACTTTTGATGTCGACAGAATCACTGTTTGCACCAATGTTTGCATTTTTTATCTTAGGCGAAGTATTAAGTTTAAAAGTGATTATAGGCGCAGGAATAGTTTTATTTTCAATAATTTTGTCGGAAATTTAAAAATTATAATTTAAAAAAAATTTGACTTTTTTGAAAAAATGTTATAAAATTAATTATAATGATTACAAAATTATAATAATTTTATATATAAAATTTGGAGGTAAAAATGGACTTTAGTTTAAATTTAGGTGTTTTGGATGAAGGAAAACTACAAAAAATTGACGAAAATAAACTTTATGATGTAACTGTGATTGGAGCGGGACCAGCGGCGGTTTCTAGTGCAATTTATGCGGCTCGTAAAGGTTTAGATGTTGCAATGGTCGGAGTAAAAGTGGGTGGACAAGTTTTGGACACAAATGAAATTGAAAATATAATAGGAACAATTTCTACAACTGGAAGCAAATTTGCCGAAACTTTGCACAATCATTTAAAGGAGTATGCAATTGCGTTTAAAGAAGGGCATGTTGTAAAAGAAATTTCGCTTGATGGAAAAGATAAAGTTTTTGTAACTGATGACGGGAAAAAATATAAGACAAAAGCTATAATTTTAGCAACTGGTGCAAAACCTAGAAGTCTTAATATTCCTGGAGAAGCTGAATATGTTGGAAAAGGAGTGCATTACTGTTCAACTTGCGATGGGCCTTTTTACAAAGGACTTGATGTCGCTGTAATCGGCGGTGGAAACTCAGGCGTGGAAGCTGCGCTTGATATGTCAGGAATTGCAAAAAATGTCACTTTAATTGAATTTATGCCAGAATTGAAAGCCGACAAAGTTTTACAGAAAAAATTGGCACAGCGTGAAAACGTGAATGTAATTTTAAATTCAGCAACTACGGAAGTTTTAGGAACAGAATTTGTGGAAAATTTAAAATATAAAAATCGGGCTACAGACGAAGAAAAAACTCTAAAATTGGACGGAATATTTATCGAAGTCGGACTTTCTCCAAGCAGTGAAATTGTAAAAGATTTAGTTGAATTGAATAAAGTGGGGGAAATTGTAATAAATCCAGTAAATAATGAAACTTCAGTGGAAGGAATCTTTGCCGCAGGAGATGTTACAAACATAAAACAAAAACAAATAATTGTTGCAATGGGAGAAGGTGCAAAAGCAGCACTTAGCGCATTTGATTATTTAATCGCAAAATATTAATAAAATTTTTTAGACTTATGAAGTTTTTCATAGGTCTTTTTTTTTTGATAAAATTTCTAATATTTTCTTTTAAATAATTAAAATAAATATTCACTTTTTAAACGGGGAATAGTATAAATTTTAATTTATTTTTGTTTACAAGATGTCGTTTTGTTTAGTATAGTTTTTTATTTTTTTTACATAAGGGGAAAGGACCGCCATTTCCCCTTATAATCCCCACGCTCGTCTAAGCATTTTTTTGAAGCAAAGCCGAAACTCACTTCGTTCAAACAGTCGTCTTTACTCCAAAAAAATCACGACACCTTTTGTATAATAGTAAAATTTAAACCGTCGGAGCATTTTTATGTGCTGACAAAACTGTCTGAGCACGATTAGTGCGAGTTTTTTGGCAGTGCATAAAAATGACGAAGACTAGCCGGGGTGCAGGGGTGCGGCGATGAGCACTTCTGCTTAAAAAAGGAATAGAAAAAAATTGTTATTTTAGTAACTTTGTGGATTGAATAAGAAACTTAAAATAGAAGTTTTTACTTAAGTATCTTATTTCGTTTTAAATTTTTAATTTTCTTGCTAAAAATTTTATGTAAAAAAATAAAAAAACTATATTAATCAAAATAACATCTTGTAATCAAAATAAATAAAAAATATTGAAATTAAAACTTTTCTTTAAATATTTTATTTCATTTTAAATTTCTAATTTTCTTGCTAAACATTGAAAATTATTATATAATTAACCCATAAAAAATAAAAAAATATATTTTGGAGGGAAAAATGAAAGAGAGAATTGTTATAACTGTTATTGGAGAAGACAAAACAGGAATTGTTGCAAATGTGTCGACAAAATTGAGTGAGCTAAAATTAAATATTATTGACATAACTCAAAAAGTTTTTGAAGATAATATTTTTGCTATGATAATGTTAGTGGAAGTTGAAAAAAATGTAGATATAAAAAAATTGCAGGAAGAATTTAAAGTTTTTGAAGGAAAAATCGGAGTAAAAGTATTTTTGCAACACGAAGAAATTTTTAAAACAATGCACAGAATATAATTTTAGAAAGAAAATTAGGAGGAAAATATGAATTTATTACCAGACGAAATACTGGAAACAATAGATATGATAGAGATGCAAAATCTTGATGTAAGAACAGTTACAATGGGAATCAGTCTATTGGACTGCATCGAAACATCGGCTGAAAAAACAGCTGAAAATATTTACAACAAAATTGTAAAAAATGGAAAAGATTTGGTAAAAATTGCAGATGAAGTGGCTAGTAAATATAATGTTCCAATCGTAAATAAAAGAGTTTCTGTTACGCCAATTGCAATAATTGGAAATGCTACAGATGCGACTGACTACACTATTTTTGCAAAAGCATTAGATAAAGCTGCAAAAGAAATTGGGATTGACTTTATCGGTGGATTTTCGGCACTTGTTGACAAAGGTTTTACTAAAGGTGATTTGAGATTAATAGAAAGTATTCCCTCTGCGCTTTCTCAAACTGACCGTGTCTGCTCTTCAGTAAATGTCGGTTCGACAAAGTCAGGAATTAATTTGGATGCCATAAAGATGATGGGAAAAACTGTAAAAGAACTGGCTAATTTATCAAAAGAAGCAGATGGACTGGCAGCGGCAAAATTTGTTGTATTCACAAACGCTGTGCCTGACAATCCTTTTATGGCTGGAGCATTTCACGGTGTAGAAAATCCTGATATTGTGCTAAACGTGGGAATAAGTGGACCTGGAGTTGTAAGACACACACTTGCAAACATTTCAAAAACTGCTAAAATCGACGAAATTACAGAGGCTATAAAAAAAGTGAGTTTTAAAATCACAAGAATGGGAGAATTGGTTGGACGAGAAGTTGCAAATAGACTTGGCGTCGAATTTGGAATAATAGATTTATCACTTGCACCAACTCCAGCGGTTGGAGATAGCGTGGGAAATGTGTTGGAAGAATTTGGCTTGGAATCTGTCGGAGCATATGGGACGACTTTTGCGCTTGCAATTTTAAACGATGCCGTTAAAAAAGGAGGGGCTATGGCTGCAACCAGAGTTGGAGGCCTAACAGGAGCATTTATTCCAGTGAGTGAAGATCAGGGAATGATAGATGCAACAAGCAAGGGTTACTTGACACTTGAAAAATTGGAAGCTATGACTTGCGTTTGTTCAGTTGGACTTGACATGATAGCAATTCCTGGAGATACAACAGAAGCGGTTATTTCTGGGATAATAGCCGATGAAATGGCAATTGGAATGGTAAACAGTAAAACTACGGCAGTGAGATTAATTCCAGTTCCAAATAAAAAAGCTGGAGACAGAGTCGTATTTGGAGGACTTTTGGGAGAAGCTGATATAATTGACATAAATAATTTGGACTGTTCAGTTTTAATAAACCGTGGTGGAAAGGTCGCACCTCCAATTCAAGCTTTAAAAAACTAATTTTTAATATGAAGGAATTTTTGAACTCCAGAATACTCATGGTATATGGAACGTTATAAAAATTAATGATTTAATTCTTTTTAACAAGGGGAAAACATCGCCTTTTCCCCTTGACCCCGCGCTAGTCTACGACATTTTTATGCACTGCCAAAAAACTCGCACTAAACGTGCTCAAACAGTTTTGTCAGCACATAAAAATGCTCCGACGGTTCAAATTTTACTACCATGCAAAAGTGTCGTGATTTTTTTGGAGTAAAGACGACTGTTTGAACGAAGTGAGTTTCGGCTTTACTTCAAAAAAATTCTTAGACGAGCGTGGGGATTATAAGGGGAAATGGCGGTCCTTTCCCCTTATGCAAAAAATAAAAAAATAATATTAAACAAAATAACATTTTGTAATCAAGAATAATTTAAAAAATTTAAAATTAAAAATCTGTCCCTAAAATTTTTAAACCATCTTAATATGTTAGTAAAGTTTGAATTTCTGATGTGTTCTTATTTTTTTATAAGTAAAAATAAAATATAAAAAAAATCTTTTTTATTAAAAAAATAAAAAAATATTTGTGTAAATCTAGTTATTTAGACTTATTTTTAGATTAATTTTTTAAAAATAAATAAAAAAGTCATATTTTTTTTAAAATTTCTTAGAAAAAGTGCTTGTTTTTTTTTTTTTTTTTGTGCTAAAATTAAAGAGTAAGATAAAGATTTTTTATAGAAAGTGAAAAAATTTTGAATTATCACTCACTCATTAAAAAAAACTATTCCTTAATTTTTTTGCTTTCAAAAAAATTTTTAAAATACAAAAAATATGTGAAAAAATTTTTGAAAGGAAATCATTATGGAAAGCAATAATTTAAAACAACTCAAAAAAGATTTAAAAGCTTTTGCCAAAAGAGTAAAAGACTTTAAATACACAGAATCAGCGCTGATTGCATTCCTTTTGACAGGAATGGTAATGCTTGGCGTTTCAAATTTAACATTTTCTGCTCAGGATGAGATAACAGCTCAGACTAAGCAAATAAATAGCTCAATAAGCGATATAAGACAGCAGTTTAAAAGAGCTAGAGCTGAAAATAATAAATTACTTAGAGATACAAATTTAGAATTAATACAGCTTATGGAACAAGGAGATCAAGTAGTAAAATCGCCTTGGAAATCATGGCAATATGGAGCCAATACGTTCTTAAATGAATGGAAAGGAACGTATAAAGGGCATGGAGACAAAACTGGAAATGTCAAATATAAAAGAAACGCTGGATTAGGTAAATACAATTACCAAGCAACAGAAGGAAAATATGGAACAACTTCAATAGGATTAAGAAATGCAATGGAAAGACCAGTAGAAATTCAAGTGGATGCTTCATTGAGAACATTGTCAATAGATAAGCCAGCACCTACTTTTGTGCCTACTACTCCTAGTGGGGGATTGCCTCCGTTTGAGCCCAGGGTTATAGCGGCACCTAATTTGCCTAAAACTCCTGATAATCCAAAAATAACAGTACTTGATCCTCCTGATTTATCGTTTAATGGAACTGGTTTTGGACAGCCATCTTCTCCAAAAACTAATCAAAGTCTATTATATGTTGAAAATTATCGTACTTATAATACAACTACGCCTGTATTTGTAACATATGGAGCTTCTAATACTAAAACTATGACAGGTGGAAGTGTTACAGTTACTAAAGATGATGGTTCAACTGGAACTACATTAGTGTCAGGAACAGGGAGTTACGATAAAAACCATCCTTATTTTATAAATGATGCAGCAGACCATTCATCTACTATAAATGGAAATTATGATATAACAAGAGCAACAGATTCAGGACCGGGAACATTATACTTTGTAAGTTTAAATCCTTACGAAGTAGGTCATAATAGTTCTTCAGATGGTGTGTATAATTTTGCAGGTAATTTAACATTGCATGGTCATAATAATCCTAGCTCTGGAAGTCTTTTATTGGGATTTGAACATCAATTATTAGCAAACAATGGTGGAGGTAGTGGGCATTTTACAAATGTTGAAAATGGAACTGTGACAAGTATTTTAAAAAATACAGGAAATATAACTTTACAAGATGGATATAATTTGGTGGGAATTCAAATAGATACAGAATATAGTTCTGGTTCAAATGGATATTTTAGAAAACAACCTCAAACAATAAACGATGGTACAATAACAATAAATTCCCAAAATAGTATAGGTATTGATTATGGTAAATATTATGATGCTTCACCTAATACAAAATTAACTGTAGGAAATATTAATGTAAATGGAAAAAATAACTACGGTTTCAGAATGAAAGCATACAATGGTGAATCTTCTAGTAGTGGTGGAACAGTTGGAATGGACTATTATGATAAAACAGATATAACAGGTGGAACAGGTAAAAAAATTACGGTTAAAGGAACAAAAAACGTTGGAGTTTCAATTGCACAAGGAACACATTCAGGAGATCCTCTATCTAGAGTAACAGGATTAAATATATTAGTTGGTGGAACAGGAAATGTTGGATTTCTAAGAAATTCTCAAGGGAATAATACAAATCATAACGTTATGAATTTAGATGCTACAAAAATGAGCAATATAGCATTTGATTCAGATGCAACAGAAAGTGCCTTGATAAGAAGTGATAAGGATGAAATAAAATTAGATCAAGATATAACAGTAGGTTCTATAGGAACTAAAAATACTTTGTTACAAGCAGGTAAACAAGGAACTGTTAGATTAGGAAGTGGAAGAACAATAACATCAACTTCTTCTGATGAATTTTATGGAATGACAGCTGGTAGTTTCCCTACTACTGGAGCAGGAACAAGTGGTGCTAAAATAATTAATGATGGGACTTTAACTATTGGTGGAAATAAAAGTATAGCTATGGCAATAGATACAGGAAATACTGGTGAACATAATGGAACTATAACTTATACAGGTAACAATGCTTCTGCCATTTTTAATAAAGGAACATTTACAGCAGCAGGTACTAGTAATACTACAATATCTGGAGATGGAAACGTAGGAATTTACAATAAAGGAACTATGCATTTAAATGGAACTGTTGGAATGATATTGAAAAATGGTTCTACAGGTATATTCAGTGATGGTGGAACAGTTACTTCAGCTCCAAACAAAGTAACAATTAGTATAGATGATACTGCTATTCCTGCAGGAACTTCAAAGGGTGTAGCTGTTTATGCTAGAAACGGTGCTATTGTCGATTTACAAGGATCAAATTTAACTGTAAAAGGTGGTGCCTCTGGTGTAGTTTCAGAAGGAGCAGGAACTAGCTTGAATTTGTCAAATTCAAAAATTGATTATGATGGTGATGGTTATGGAGTGTATAATGCAAATGGAGGAACAGTAAACTTATTAAATGCGACATTAACTTTAAGAGGGAATTCTGTAGGATTTCAAAAAGACTTAAGTGCTCCAGGTTCCATTACTACAACAGGAATGCATATAAATGTATTCTCAAATGATGCCACTGTAATGAATTTAAGAAATGCAACGGGTCCTTTAAATTTATTAGGTTTAGATAGTAATTTGGCTACGCTTGTAGGATTAGCACCAGGAAGCATTAATAATACAGATCCATTAGGAACTACATATAATGGGTATAAACTAGCTTCGATTGACGGACTTAATACGTATGAAATTAATAAAGATTTAGATAAATCGTTAGCAGTAACTGGTGCAGATGCAGATGTAGATACGTTTGTAAAAAAATTATTAGTTCAAAGGGCAATTTTAAATGTTCAAGCAGGTAAAACAGTAACAGCAAACCTAAATTCTTCAGACTTAACAGCAACAGGAATGAAAGGTGTAGTAGGACTTGATATGAGTTCAAGTAGTTCAGCAGCTTCAAATGCTGAAACACAAATAAATCTTGCTGGAGGTTCTACTGTAAATGCAGACAGAACAGACGCTGGAAACGGAGCAGTAGGATTATTTATAAACTATGGAAAAGTTCATACTGATCCATCAGCTACAATAAATGTTGAACAATTAACAACAAACCCTCATAATGACAGTGCTGTAGGTATTTATGCAGTAAATGGTTCAGATGTAAACAATGAAGGTACTGTAAATGTTGGTGGAAATAGTTCGATTGGATTATTAGGATTGGCGTATAGAGAAGATGCGACTACCGGGGCACCAAAAGTAAATGAATTTGGAGGAAAACCTGGTGAAGGAACGATTAACGTTGTAAATAAAGGTAATGTTACATTGGATGGAACTACATCTTATGGAATTTATGTGAAAAATAATAATTCAGCAGGAACAAAAGCTACTGCTACTGGAACAAATACAGGAAGTGGAGTGTTAACTTTATCCGGAGATAAGTCTATCGGAATGATAGGAGATAAAGCAACATTGACAAATGATGCAGGTGCAAAAATCAATATGACAGGACAAGAACAAGTTGGAATGTTTGCAAATAATAGTTCATCATTAATAAACAATGGAGAAATTAATTTGGCGACTTCGACAGGTTCAATTCCAAGTGTTGGAATTTACACTGATGATGTTGCTACAGATATTACGAATAATGGTAAGATTACTGGTGGAAATAAAAACTACGGTATTTTTGGTAAAACAGTAACTCATGGTTCGACTGGAGAAATTACAGTTGGAGATGAAGGTGTTGGAATTTATTCGACAGAAGGAAATATTACATTGAATTCAGGTTCTAAAATAAATGTTGGAGCGAATGAAGCAGTTGGAGTATTTACTACTGGAACAGCAGGAAGAACGATAAATGCTGATACGAATATGACAATTGGGGATTCTTCATTTGGTTATGTAATTAAAAATACAGGAACAACAAACTTAACTACAAATGGAACTGCAACATTAGGAAATGAAGCGAAATTTATTTATTCAAATAATAAAGATATAACAGTAACAAATAATGTTCCATTAACTTCAACAGGAAATAACACTTACGGAATTTATTCTGCAGGAACAGTAACAAATAATGCAGATATTGATTTTGGAAGAGGAACAGGAAGTGTAGCAGTTTATGCAATTGATGGAGGAACTGCTAGAAATGCTGCAGGAAAAACAATTACAGTAAGTGGAAGTAATTTATCAGCAACTCCAGTTCCAGAATATGGAATGGGAATGGCTACTTCTAATGGAACAATTATAAATGATGGAACAATAAAAGTGGCTCTTGATGAAGGAATTGGAATGTTTGCTTCAGGAAGTGGTTCAAAAGCAATAAATAATGGTACAATTGAATTAAGCGGAAAAAATACAAAAGGAATGTATGTTGATAATAACGCAGTAGGAGAAAACTGGGGAATTATTAAAACAGTTCCAACAGCAAATAATGATGGTATCTTAGGTGTAGTTGCCACAGGTGGTGGAGTAATTAAAAACTATGGACAAATTATTGTAGATGGACCTAATAATAAAGCTGGATATCTTGGTTCTACAGGAACTTTCTCAAATGAAACTAGTGGAGGTACAACAGGAACTGTTACAAATACTGGTGGAGCCGAAGGAGTTGTAAGAAAATCTGGAAGTCCTACAGGTAAAACAGTAGCAGGAATAGAAATTATAGCACCAGCAGGAGCAACTTCAGCTACAATTAAAATAAATGGTTCAGTTGTAACACCAACTTATGTTGACACAAATGCAAAAACTAGTACACCAAGTACAGTATCAGTTACTTCTCCAAGTGGAGCAACAACAATTGTTGATTTAGGAGCAACTGGTTTAGGAAGTATTCCAACAAATGAACAAGTTGGTTCATTAGGAATGTACATTGATACATCAGGAGTAAACTACACACATCCAATTGTAGGAGTTAATAATCTTAAAGGATTACAAAAAGTTGACTTGTTATTTGGTAATGAAGCAGCTAGATACACTGGCAGTAAAGTAATTGAAGTTGGTAGCAACATAATTGATCCGTATAATTCAATGATTTTAAGTATGGCAACTGCAGGAACTGGAACTAAATTTGCATTAAGTGCTGGAAGTTTGACATGGTTTGCAACTGCAACACAAAATTTATCAACAGGTGCTTTAGGAAAAGTTTATCTAGTTAAAATACCTTATACAGCTTTCGCTCAAGATAAAAATACATACAATTTCTTGGATGGATTAGAACAAAGATACGGAGTAGAAACTAGCGGAAGAGAAAAAGATTTATTCAATAAATTGAATGATTTAGGAAAAGGAGAAGCTCACATTTTAGCACAAGCAATTGATGAAATGAAAGGTCATCAATATGGAAATGTGCAACAAAGAATTAATGAAACTGGAAATGTGTTAGACAAAGAATTTAATTATTTGCAAAGTGAATGGAGAAATCCTACTAAAAATAATAATAAAATTAAAGTATTTGGTATAAGAAATGAATATAATACTGATTCTGCTGGAATTTATGATTACACAAGTAATGCGACTGGAGTAGCTTATGTTCATGAAAATGAAACAGTTAAACTTGGAAATAAATCAGGATGGTATGCAGGAGCTGTAAATAATTATTACAAACTTAAAGATATAAGTAGATCAAGAGAAAACCAAACTATGTTAAAAGCTGGAATCTTTAAAACAATGTCGCCATATATGGATCATAACGGTTCATTACAATGGACAATTGCTGGAGATGTATTCGCAGGTAAAAATGAAATGAAACGTAGATTCTGGATTGTAGATGATACTTTTGATGCAAAATCTGATTATTATTCATATGGAGCTGCGTTCAAAACAGATTTAGGATACGATATCAGAACATCTGAAAGAACTCATTTGAGACCTTACGGAGCATTAAAAATGGAATATGGAAGATTTACTGACATTAAAGAAGACGAAGGACAAGTTAGATTGGAAGTAGATGGAAACAATTACTTCTCAGTTAAACCAGAAGTTGGATTAGAATTCAAATACGTTCAACCAGTAGCAGTTAAATCACAATTATCAGTTGGATTAACAGCTGCTTACGAAAATGAATTAGGAAAAGTAAACAGAACAAACAAAGCAAGAGTAAGATACACAAATGCTGATTGGTATGAATTGAGAAGCGAAAAAGAAGACAGAAGAGGAAACGGTAAATTCGACTTTAATTTAGGTATAGACAACACTAGATTCGGAGTAACTGTAAATGCAGGATACGACACTAAAGGCAACAATGTAAGAGGTGGACTAGGACTTAGATTAATTTACTAGAAGACTAGTTACCGTAATAAAAATGGTTTAAATTATTAGTCATAATATAAAACAAAGAAATAACTCTTTTTAGATTTAAAAAATCTATATTAGAGTTATTTTTTTTTAAAAAAGTATTGACTTTAAAGAAAAATGGGGTATAACAATAGTGTTAACAATATGTAAACAATAAAGTTTATTGAAAACAAAATATATTATAAAAATTTAGGAGGAATTAACTATGAGTAAAGTAAGTGAAATCACAAGAGAAAGCTGGATTTTATCGACATTCCCTGAATGGGGAACTTGGTTGAATGAAGAAATTGAAAATGAAGTAGTTCCTGAAGGAAACTTCGCTATGTGGTGGTTAGGTTGCGTTGGTGTCTGGATTAAAACTCCAGGGGGAGCAAATATCTGTATGGACTTATGGTGTGGAAGAGGAAAAAACACTAAAAAAGTTAAAGATATGGTAAGAGGACATCAAATGGCCAATATGGCAGGAGTTAGAAAATTACAGCCAAACTTAAGAGCTCAACCAATGGTATTAGATCCATTTGCAATCAATGAATTGGACTACGTGTTAGTATCTCACTATCACAGTGATCACATCGACCCTAATATAGCGGCAGCAGTTATAAACAATCCTAAATTAAATCACGTTAAATTTGTAGGTCCTTGGCACTGTGCTAGAATTTGGAAAGAATGGGGAGTGCCTGAAGACAGGATTATTACAGTAAAACCAGGAGATACAGTTGAAATAAAGGACGTTAAAATTCACGCATTGGATTCATTTGATAAAACTTGCTTAGTTACACTGCCTGTTGAAGGCGCTGAAGAACAAGGTGGGGAATTACACGGATTATGTCCATCTGATGAAGAAATGGGAAGAAAAGCAGTTAATTATGTATTTGAAACTCCTGGCGGAACAATTTATCATGGTGCAGATTCACATTATTCAATTAATTTTGCAAAACACGGAAAACAATTTGATATAGATGTTGCATTAAACAACTATGGAGAAAACCCAGTTGGTATTGCCGATAAAATGACTTCAGTTGATTTACTAAGAATGGCTGAATGCTTGAGAACAAATGTTATTATTCCTGTTCACTACGATATTTGGACAAACTTTATGGCAAGTACAGATGAAATTTTGGCTTTGTGGAGAATGAGAAAAGATAGACTTCAATATAAATTCCATCCGTTTATTTGGGAAGTTGGAGGAAAATACGTTTACCCACAGGATAAAAACTTAATCGAATACCATCATCCAAGAGGATTTGATGATTGCTTTGAACATGAACCAAACGTTCAATTTAAATCAATACTATAATTAAGTGAGTTAAGTAAAATAAGTCCTTATGGTTAGTCTATTAACTGATAAATTTAGCAAAAACTCTGATCATAAGGATATTTTCTAATTAGATGGTTTTATATAAAACAGATATAAAGCGAAAGGATGAAAGTTATGAATATACTTTATACTATAGGAACATTTTTTGCCAATAATATTTTGACAAAACCACAGTTCTTTGTTGGGTTATTGGTATTTGTTGGATATTTATTTTTAGGGAAAAAAATATATGAAGCTGTTGGTGGATTTATAAAGGGAACAGTTGGATATATGATATTAAATGTTGGTGCAGCAGGGCTAGTTGTAACATTTAGACCTATCTTAGCGGCATTAAAAACAAAATTTAATCTGGATGCAGCGGTAATCGATCCGTATTTCGGATTACAGGCAGTAACAGAAGGATTGAAAAAACACAATTTAATTGATAATACAATGATGGTATTATTAATCGGATTTATAGTAAATATTATTTTAGTTTTATTAAGAAAATTTACAAAATTGAGAACATTGTTTATAACAGGTCATATTATGCAGCAACAAGCATCAACAGCATTATGGATTGCAGTGGTAAGTTTTGTTCTGACAAATAAAGC
Proteins encoded in this window:
- a CDS encoding ACT domain-containing protein; its protein translation is MKERIVITVIGEDKTGIVANVSTKLSELKLNIIDITQKVFEDNIFAMIMLVEVEKNVDIKKLQEEFKVFEGKIGVKVFLQHEEIFKTMHRI
- a CDS encoding DMT family transporter — protein: MKQYIADFGLLIVGILWGLGFVFVKIGLNTGINPFYLSALRFLVGGILFYLVFLKKMKKFRKKDIVAGLVVGIFQFFGYAFQTYGAMLTTASKNAFFTSINVIIVPYIFWILHKRKPKAMTFICSVICVIGIGVISFDKDLNLSDINFGDILTIISAVFFAFQIATTGFFSRKVEPLKLIFLQMIFAGILFVINFFIFSNPREISDLKGMALISVGYLTIFSTIVPTLLQTVCQKFTTSTRASLLMSTESLFAPMFAFFILGEVLSLKVIIGAGIVLFSIILSEI
- a CDS encoding FAD-dependent oxidoreductase, with the translated sequence MDFSLNLGVLDEGKLQKIDENKLYDVTVIGAGPAAVSSAIYAARKGLDVAMVGVKVGGQVLDTNEIENIIGTISTTGSKFAETLHNHLKEYAIAFKEGHVVKEISLDGKDKVFVTDDGKKYKTKAIILATGAKPRSLNIPGEAEYVGKGVHYCSTCDGPFYKGLDVAVIGGGNSGVEAALDMSGIAKNVTLIEFMPELKADKVLQKKLAQRENVNVILNSATTEVLGTEFVENLKYKNRATDEEKTLKLDGIFIEVGLSPSSEIVKDLVELNKVGEIVINPVNNETSVEGIFAAGDVTNIKQKQIIVAMGEGAKAALSAFDYLIAKY
- a CDS encoding PFL family protein, encoding MNLLPDEILETIDMIEMQNLDVRTVTMGISLLDCIETSAEKTAENIYNKIVKNGKDLVKIADEVASKYNVPIVNKRVSVTPIAIIGNATDATDYTIFAKALDKAAKEIGIDFIGGFSALVDKGFTKGDLRLIESIPSALSQTDRVCSSVNVGSTKSGINLDAIKMMGKTVKELANLSKEADGLAAAKFVVFTNAVPDNPFMAGAFHGVENPDIVLNVGISGPGVVRHTLANISKTAKIDEITEAIKKVSFKITRMGELVGREVANRLGVEFGIIDLSLAPTPAVGDSVGNVLEEFGLESVGAYGTTFALAILNDAVKKGGAMAATRVGGLTGAFIPVSEDQGMIDATSKGYLTLEKLEAMTCVCSVGLDMIAIPGDTTEAVISGIIADEMAIGMVNSKTTAVRLIPVPNKKAGDRVVFGGLLGEADIIDINNLDCSVLINRGGKVAPPIQALKN